In Gemmatimonadota bacterium, the sequence CTTGAACGGTACCTGCCGGGACGGGGCCGCGGGTACCCCGAGCCGCCGCTGTATCGCACTGATTTTGGTCGCAAGCTCGAGAGTCTTGACATACACGTGGACGGGAGCGCGGTCGTCCTGAAGTTCCGCCTCCGGCGGGTAGTCATAGACACCCAGTTCTTCCCGGAGAATGTTGATCTCCGCGATCAGGTCCTGGACCGCCCGAAAGACGTGGCTGGGCGTCGCATCGCGCCTGGCGGACTCCGACTGGTTCGTCAACGGCGAACCAGTCGNNNNNNNNNNACCAAACCAGTCAACAAGCGCATCGAGCCAGCCGCTCTCCTCCTGGGCCAATGCCCGTTGCGAGGCCAACGGGCCGGACATCAGCAGCGTAGCAAGGATGAACATCGACAAGCGGATGCGCCGGTGGGGAGAAAATCTCGTCATGTTGTAGTTTCCTCTGTGGGGATCAGCGGCGGCGGCCCGCCGGATGCGCCGGTTCCCGCAATTCCATGCTGGCGCCGGCAGAATTCGGTTGTAAGAATCACTCATCCAGGAATATGCGGATGATGATGCCGCCCATCACGTCACCCAGTTTGAAGTCGTTTCTCGGTGACCCGGGATGGTTGTTGTGACAGGACACGCACGCGTCAACGCTTGCCACGTCGGCATAAACCGCAACCAGGCTCCGCCGGCCGGTCAGACCCTTCTCTTCCGCGTAGAAGCGCTCGCCGGGATTGGCGGCGACAAACTCGAGGCCTTGCTCTTCGACAGGGGTGATCGGGCCATTCGCATAGTTGATCGGGCTGAGCGAGCGCAACTGCAGCCAGAAGTCATCGGTGTTGCCCAGGAGTTCCTCGGCGCTCAGACGGAACATCTGCGCGGGCAGCGGCAGCCCTTTTTCCGCTTTGAACTGTTCCGATGCGCTGATCACCGACTCTTCCATGGAGAGACGCTGCACGACGTCCTTCGTGTAGGCTGTGCGATTGGCGAAGGCCAGTTCAAACAGCATGTCGGCAACGTGACGGTGCGGGATTCCTTCAGTTGCGGGCTCCGCACCGATAACGGCGGAAGATCCGAGCAACAAGGTCAGGGCAGTGACGGGAAACAGTCGCATTGGCGCCTCCTGATTGGGTTGACTTGATCTGACCGCATCAGTTCGCTGCCGCTTCGGACATCAGGTCGAGGTTTCGAACGATCAGCAACGCAAGCGCGAAAACGTCCACGGGTTTCTTGCCGCGCGGCTCGGGGCCCTGGTCGCGCGGTACGTTGATGTCCAGGTGCAGCTTGATACGCGCCATTTCCGCCAGCAGCATGTTGGTGGCGTCGTAAACCTCCGAAGGCGTCACACGCACCAGGGTCAGGCTGGGCACGCTAGATGCGTCCATGCCCAGCCTGGTCTCCAGGTTGATCACCTTGTAAATCGCCCGCAAGACCTGCTGGGCGACATCGGTGGCTGTTTTGGAGCCTTCGACGGCGGGCGCCCCGGATTCCAGGGGCACCCTGAGTTTCGCGGCGATCAGTTCCAGTTCGTCGAGGACGAACGTGGCGTTGCGGAAGACATCGTCGGGGGTCAGCGGCCGTCCACGCAAGCCGTCAAGCAGAAAGGACACATCGGCGAGACTCTTGTAAACCAGAGAGGGCGTCTTGCCGCCAACCAGGGGTGCCGGCTCGATCTGGCGCTCGATGACCATCTGCGACTTGATCTTGCGCACTTCAACAAGGATCGACTCGACGTTCGCCAGCACGTCGCCCGCAACGATCTCCTTGAACGGAACCTGCCCCATGGGAGTCGCGGGTACGCCGAACCGCCGCTGTACCGCGCCTACTTTGTCCGAAAGCTCCAGTGTCTTGACGTACACGTGGACGGGAGCGCGGTCGTCCTGAAGTTCCGCCTCCGGCGGATAGTCGTAGACACCCAGTTCTTCCCGGAGAATGTTGATCTCTGCGATCAGGTTCTGCACGGCCTGAAAGACATGGCTGGGCGTCGCATCGCCGCTGCCGGCCTGCTGGGCGAAGACGGGTTGGGAAACCCCGGTGATCGCCAACAACAGAGTATAGAACATCGCGACCGATATGCGGACGGCACCGCTGGGAATGAACCGCTTCATTGTCGTCTGTCCCTCCGACGTTCTGGCGACGGCGAATTCACCT encodes:
- a CDS encoding DUF3365 domain-containing protein, with translation MRLFPVTALTLLLGSSAVIGAEPATEGIPHRHVADMLFELAFANRTAYTKDVVQRLSMEESVISASEQFKAEKGLPLPAQMFRLSAEELLGNTDDFWLQLRSLSPINYANGPITPVEEQGLEFVAANPGERFYAEEKGLTGRRSLVAVYADVASVDACVSCHNNHPGSPRNDFKLGDVMGGIIIRIFLDE